A stretch of the Argentina anserina chromosome 6, drPotAnse1.1, whole genome shotgun sequence genome encodes the following:
- the LOC126800066 gene encoding mitochondrial phosphate carrier protein 3, mitochondrial: MDLSEKSSRQSLIPSFLYGSSSAKTFGLERMLHAAPLPAAKVQPKAFVIPAPAEPAGKIEMYSPAFYAACTAGGILSCGLTHMAVTPLDLVKCNMQIDPAKYKSISSGFGILLKEQGVRGFFKGWVPTLLGYSGQGACKFGFYEFFKKYYSDLAGPEFTAKYKTLIYLAGSASAEVIADIALCPFEAVKVRVQTQPGFARGLSDGLPKFVKSEGALGLYKGIVPLWGRQIPYTMMKFASFEAIVENIYKYAIPRPKDECSKGLQLGVSFAGGYVAGVFCAIVSHPADNLVSFLNNAKGATVGDAVKKIGVVGLFTRGLPLRIVMIGTLTGAQWGIYDAFKVFVGLPTTGGVTPPPAAAAGAASELAKV, encoded by the exons ATGGATCTCTCTGAAAAATCGTCCCGTCAGTCTCTGATTCCTAGCTTCCTCTACGGCTCCTCCTCCGCCAAAACTTTTGGCCTCGAGAGGATGCTTCACGCCGCCCCTCTCCCCGCCGCCAAGGTCCAGCCCAAGGCCTTCGTCATTCCCGCTCCCGCCGAGCCTGCCGGGAAGATCGAGATGTACTCGCCGGCCTTCTATGCTGCCTGTACTGCCGGTGGTATTCTCAGCTGTGGTCTCACTCACATGGCCGTCACTCCACTCGACCTCGTCAAGTGCAATATGCAG ATTGACCCTGCAAAGTACAAGAGCATATCTTCTGGTTTTGGAATTCTGTTAAAGGAGCAGGGTGTTAGAGGATTCTTCAAGGGGTGGGTGCCTACCCTCCTTGGTTACAGTGGTCAAGGTGCCTGCAAGTTCGGCTTCTACGAGTTCTTCAAGAAGTACTACTCTGACCTCGCCGGTCCTGAGTTTACTGCCAAGTACAAGACTCTGATCTACCTTGCTGGTTCTGCTTCTGCTGAGGTCATTGCTGATATTGCACTCTGCCCCTTTGAGGCTGTCAAGGTCAGGGTACAAACTCAGCCTGGATTTGCCAGGGGTTTGTCTGATGGGCTTCCCAAGTTTGTCAAATCTGAAGGCGCTCTTGG GCTGTACAAGGGAATTGTTCCACTATGGGGTCGCCAAATTCCAT ACACAATGATGAAATTTGCATCCTTTGAGGCCATTGTGGAGAATATCTATAAATATGCCATCCCCAGACCCAAGGATGAGTGCTCCAAAGGTTTGCAGCTGGGTGTGAGCTTTGCTGGTGGATATGTGGCTGGTGTTTTCTGTGCTATTGTGTCTCACCCTGCTGACAATCTTGTCTCTTTTCTGAACAATGCCAAAGGGGCAACTGTTGGTGAT GCTGTGAAGAAGATTGGGGTGGTTGGTCTGTTTACCCGTGGTCTTCCCCTCCGGATTGTCATGATTGGAACTCTTACTGGAGCTCAGTGGGGTATCTATGATGCCTTCAAGGTCTTTGTTGGACT GCCAACCACTGGTGGTGTCACTCCTCCTCCAGCTGCGGCTGCTGGTGCCGCCTCAGAGCTTGCTAAGGTCTGA
- the LOC126800992 gene encoding aspartokinase 2, chloroplastic-like isoform X1, whose translation MAAAALHFCGLKTASSSSSSSLERALPLWSQPQRLSFANSVASSCGFYCAAGRNACCFRSRELRVSCDGGVVDVLDKKQKAKQGVAYNDKQLTCVMKFGGSSVASAERMREVADLILSFPQERPVIVLSAMGKTTNKLLLAGEKAVSCGVTNVSAIDELSFIKELHFRTVEELGVDGSIISPHLDELEQLLKGIAMMKEMTLRTKDYLVSFGECMSTRLFASYLNKIGVKARQYDAFEMGIITTDDFTNADILEATYPAVAKRLHGDWTCDPAIPIVTGFLGKGWRSCAVTTLGRGGSDLTATTIGKALGLREIQVWKDVDGVLTCDPNIYPRAEPVPYLTFDEAAELAYFGAQVLHPQSMRPAREGDIPVRVKNSYNPKAPGTVITHARDMSKAVLTSIVLKRNVTMLDIVSTRMLGQYGFLAKVFTTFEELGISVDVVATSEVSISLTLDPSKLWSRELIQQASELDHVVEELEKIAVVNLLQRRSIISLIGNVQKSSLILEKAFRVLRTIGVNVQMISQGASKVNISLVVNDNEAEQCVRALHQAFFEGSFTEVECGSEIGSL comes from the exons ATGGCCGCCGCCGCTTTGCATTTTTGTGGGCTTAAAactgcatcatcatcatcatcgtcatcatTAGAGAGAGCTTTGCCATTGTGGTCTCAGCCTCAGCGGCTCAGTTTTGCTAATTCCGTGGCTTCCAGCTGTGGGTTTTATTGTGCAGCTGGGAGAAACGCTTGTTGTTTTAGGAGTAGAGAGTTGAGAGTGAGTTGCGACGGAGGGGTCGTAGATGTTCTTGATAAGAAACAGAAAGCCAAACAAGGTGTCGCCTATAATGACAAGCAATTGACGTGTGTCATGAAGTTTGGTGGATCTTCAGTGGCCTCTGCCGAGAGAATGAGGGAGGTTGCTGATCTTATACTCAGCTTCCCGCAAGAGAGGCCTGTCATTGTTCTATCTGCAATGGGAAAGACTACCAACAAGCTCTTACTG GCAGGAGAAAAGGCTGTCAGCTGCGGTGTCACCAATGTGTCTGCCATCGACGAGTTGAGCTTCATCAAAGAATTGCATTTCAG GACTGTGGAAGAGCTTGGAGTGGATGGCTCCATCATCTCAC CACACCTGGATGAGCTGGAACAACTTCTTAAGGGAATTGCTATGATGAAAGAGATGACTCTACGGACAAAAGATTATTTGGTTTCATTTGGGGAGTGCATGTCCACTAGGCTTTTTGCTTCTTATTTGAATAAGATTGGTGTGAAAGCCCGCCAG TATGATGCCTTTGAAATGGGTATCATAACAACAGATGACTTCACAAATGCTGACATTTTGGAGGCTACTTATCCGGCTGTTGCTAAGAGGTTACACGGTGATTGGACATGTGATCCTGCTATTCCGATTGTCACTGGCTTCTTGGGGAAG GGGTGGAGGTCATGCGCAGTGACCACGCTGGGTAGAGGTGGTAGTGATTTGACAGCTACAACCATTGGTAAAGCACTTGGGTTGCGAGAAATTCAG GTGTGGAAGGATGTTGATGGTGTTTTGACATGTGATCCTAACATATACCCACGTGCAGAACCTGTACCTTATTTGACATTTGACGAGGCTGCTGAACTTGCTTATTTTGGTGCCCAG GTGTTGCATCCACAGTCTATGCGACCAGCTAGAGAAGGTGATATTCCTGTGAGGGTTAAAAATTCCTACAACCCTAAAGCTCCAGGCACCGTCATCACCCATGCAAGAGATATGAGCAAG GCTGTACTAACCAGCATTGTATTGAAAAGGAATGTGACCATGTTGGATATTGTTAGCACTCGCATGCTTGGTCAATATGGCTTTCTTGCTAAG GTATTTACAACTTTTGAAGAATTGGGGATATCGGTGGATGTCGTTGCTACCAGTGAAGTCAGTATTTCCTTGACATTGGACCCATCAAAACTTTGGAGCAGGGAGCTTATTCAGCAGGCAAGC GAACTTGACCATGTTGTGGAAGAACTGGAGAAAATTGCTGTTGTCAATCTTCTTCAACGCCGTTCAATAATATCTCTGATCGGAAATGTGCAGAAATCATCACTAATATTAGAGAAG GCATTTCGTGTTCTTCGAACTATTGGAGTCAACGTTCAGATGATCTCTCAGGGTGCATCCAAG GTAAATATCTCTTTGGTTGTAAACGACAATGAAGCAGAACAGTGTGTTAGAGCTCTCCACCAGGCATTCTTTGAGGGTAGTTTCACGGAGGTAGAATGTGGATCCGAAATTGGCTCTCTGTAA
- the LOC126800992 gene encoding aspartokinase 2, chloroplastic-like isoform X2: MAAAALHFCGLKTASSSSSSSLERALPLWSQPQRLSFANSVASSCGFYCAAGRNACCFRSRELRVSCDGGVVDVLDKKQKAKQGVAYNDKQLTCVMKFGGSSVASAERMREVADLILSFPQERPVIVLSAMGKTTNKLLLAGEKAVSCGVTNVSAIDELSFIKELHFRTVEELGVDGSIISPHLDELEQLLKGIAMMKEMTLRTKDYLVSFGECMSTRLFASYLNKIGVKARQYDAFEMGIITTDDFTNADILEATYPAVAKRLHGDWTCDPAIPIVTGFLGKGWRSCAVTTLGRGGSDLTATTIGKALGLREIQVWKDVDGVLTCDPNIYPRAEPVPYLTFDEAAELAYFGAQVLHPQSMRPAREGDIPVRVKNSYNPKAPGTVITHARDMSKAVLTSIVLKRNVTMLDIVSTRMLGQYGFLAKVFTTFEELGISVDVVATSEVSISLTLDPSKLWSRELIQQELDHVVEELEKIAVVNLLQRRSIISLIGNVQKSSLILEKAFRVLRTIGVNVQMISQGASKVNISLVVNDNEAEQCVRALHQAFFEGSFTEVECGSEIGSL; the protein is encoded by the exons ATGGCCGCCGCCGCTTTGCATTTTTGTGGGCTTAAAactgcatcatcatcatcatcgtcatcatTAGAGAGAGCTTTGCCATTGTGGTCTCAGCCTCAGCGGCTCAGTTTTGCTAATTCCGTGGCTTCCAGCTGTGGGTTTTATTGTGCAGCTGGGAGAAACGCTTGTTGTTTTAGGAGTAGAGAGTTGAGAGTGAGTTGCGACGGAGGGGTCGTAGATGTTCTTGATAAGAAACAGAAAGCCAAACAAGGTGTCGCCTATAATGACAAGCAATTGACGTGTGTCATGAAGTTTGGTGGATCTTCAGTGGCCTCTGCCGAGAGAATGAGGGAGGTTGCTGATCTTATACTCAGCTTCCCGCAAGAGAGGCCTGTCATTGTTCTATCTGCAATGGGAAAGACTACCAACAAGCTCTTACTG GCAGGAGAAAAGGCTGTCAGCTGCGGTGTCACCAATGTGTCTGCCATCGACGAGTTGAGCTTCATCAAAGAATTGCATTTCAG GACTGTGGAAGAGCTTGGAGTGGATGGCTCCATCATCTCAC CACACCTGGATGAGCTGGAACAACTTCTTAAGGGAATTGCTATGATGAAAGAGATGACTCTACGGACAAAAGATTATTTGGTTTCATTTGGGGAGTGCATGTCCACTAGGCTTTTTGCTTCTTATTTGAATAAGATTGGTGTGAAAGCCCGCCAG TATGATGCCTTTGAAATGGGTATCATAACAACAGATGACTTCACAAATGCTGACATTTTGGAGGCTACTTATCCGGCTGTTGCTAAGAGGTTACACGGTGATTGGACATGTGATCCTGCTATTCCGATTGTCACTGGCTTCTTGGGGAAG GGGTGGAGGTCATGCGCAGTGACCACGCTGGGTAGAGGTGGTAGTGATTTGACAGCTACAACCATTGGTAAAGCACTTGGGTTGCGAGAAATTCAG GTGTGGAAGGATGTTGATGGTGTTTTGACATGTGATCCTAACATATACCCACGTGCAGAACCTGTACCTTATTTGACATTTGACGAGGCTGCTGAACTTGCTTATTTTGGTGCCCAG GTGTTGCATCCACAGTCTATGCGACCAGCTAGAGAAGGTGATATTCCTGTGAGGGTTAAAAATTCCTACAACCCTAAAGCTCCAGGCACCGTCATCACCCATGCAAGAGATATGAGCAAG GCTGTACTAACCAGCATTGTATTGAAAAGGAATGTGACCATGTTGGATATTGTTAGCACTCGCATGCTTGGTCAATATGGCTTTCTTGCTAAG GTATTTACAACTTTTGAAGAATTGGGGATATCGGTGGATGTCGTTGCTACCAGTGAAGTCAGTATTTCCTTGACATTGGACCCATCAAAACTTTGGAGCAGGGAGCTTATTCAGCAG GAACTTGACCATGTTGTGGAAGAACTGGAGAAAATTGCTGTTGTCAATCTTCTTCAACGCCGTTCAATAATATCTCTGATCGGAAATGTGCAGAAATCATCACTAATATTAGAGAAG GCATTTCGTGTTCTTCGAACTATTGGAGTCAACGTTCAGATGATCTCTCAGGGTGCATCCAAG GTAAATATCTCTTTGGTTGTAAACGACAATGAAGCAGAACAGTGTGTTAGAGCTCTCCACCAGGCATTCTTTGAGGGTAGTTTCACGGAGGTAGAATGTGGATCCGAAATTGGCTCTCTGTAA
- the LOC126798842 gene encoding uncharacterized protein LOC126798842 yields MGSTQSMQVVEESEEEEDEDEEEEEGVGNGIGAPIPSVLVDKDDGDLLNKVLEQEPEMLCHASASPLSPQLSSLGTPRLGPSIKVWDPYNVLAPPTHHSSVFSRSFSIDDDRFLTTTEVFLVCHGECELNLRPDLVGGRCPQAALTPNGKRQARALAVFLNSQRVTFNAVYTSPLDRARSMAVSVCQEMNFPVAQIQTSDALAEMSHGQWEGCSWSEIYTAEVLSLIDRLQPDFSAPSGESLRQVEFQMVHFLNGTVLGFPEKLRAYFPSHNQNESQGFSHPSSHASTNSIHDRDGPSLPPPQWDLLNRQRQGILRKKSGKSRLQVVTTTGDHEVEDEVSPSEISHQSSPHDLVGRMSSSVPCIGIFSHAVPIKCLLTGILGCSPVMSHKICIEDSSVTVLQHSWRTGWQIKRLNDTAHLRLM; encoded by the exons ATGGGTTCGACACAGTCCATGCAAGTGGTGGAAGagagtgaagaagaagaagacgaagacgaagaagaagaggaaggagTAGGCAACGGCATTGGGGCGCCCATCCCAAGTGTACTGGTGGACAAGGATGATGGTGATTTGCTCAACAAGGTTCTGGAACAAGAACCCGAGATGCTCTGCCACGCATCCGCATCGCCGCTCTCTCCTCAGCTCTCCTCCCTCGGCACTCCACGACTGGGACCCTCCATCAAGGTGTGGGACCCTTACAACGTCCTGGCTCCCCCCACTCATCACTCCTCCGTCTTCTCCCGCAGCTTCTCCATCGACGACGACCGCTTCCTCACCACCACCGAGGTCTTTCTGGTTTGTCACGGCGAGTgtgaattgaatttgaggcCCGATTTGGTGGGTGGGAGGTGCCCCCAGGCTGCCTTGACTCCCAATGGCAAGAGGCAAGCCAGGGCCTTGGCCGTCTTCTTGAATTCCCAGAGGGTCACCTTCAATGCCGTCTACACCTCCCCTCTCGATCGTGCGCGCTCTATGGCGGTTTCTGTCTGTCAG GAAATGAATTTTCCAGTAGCACAGATTCAAACCTCCGATGCACTTGCAGAGATGAGCCATGGGCAGTGGGAGGGCTGCTCGTGGTCTGAAATATACACAGCTGAAGTTTTGAGCTTAATTGATAGACTTCAGCCTGATTTCTCTGCACCATCTGGAGAGTCACTTAGGCAAGTAGAGTTTCAAATGGTCCATTTTTTAAATGGGACAGTGCTGGGGTTTCCTGAGAAATTGAGAGCATACTTCCCGTCGCACAATCAGAATGAGAGCCAAGGGTTCTCACACCCTAGTTCTCATGCTTCAACCAACTCAATACATGACCGAGATGGACCTTCCCTCCCACCACCTCAATGGGATCTGCTTAATAGGCAACGGCAGGGGATCTTGAGGAAAAAGTCTGGAAAGAGTAGGCTGCAAGTTGTGACTACTACTGGAGATCATGAGGTTGAGGATGAGGTTTCCCCAAGTGAAATCAGCCACCAAAGTTCGCCACATGATTTAGTTGGCCGTATGTCCTCATCTGTTCCTTGTATTGGTATTTTCAGTCACGCAGTACCAATCAAGTGTCTCCTCACAGGCATCCTTGGTTGTAGCCCAGTAATGTCGCACAAGATTTGCATAGAAGACTCTTCAGTGACAGTTTTGCAGCATTCGTGGAGAACAGGTTGGCAGATTAAAAGGTTGAATGATACCGCACACCTCAGGCTAATGTAG
- the LOC126800062 gene encoding protein AUXIN SIGNALING F-BOX 2-like: MNYFPDEVIEHIFGFVTKQRDRNAVSLMCKSWYKIERFSRERVVIGNCYAISPERVISRFPRLKSLTLKGKPHFADFNLVPHDWGGSVDPWIEALADNRVGLEELKLKRMVVSDESLDLLSRSFPNFKSLVLVNCEGFTTDGLAAVAANCRFIKELDLQENDIDDHRGHWLSCFPESCTSLVSLNFACLKGEINLAALERLVARSPNLKVLRVNCAVPPDALLKLLMQSPQLVDLGIGSYVLDPDSESYSKLKAAILKCKSIKSLSGFLEVTSRSLPAFYPICLTLTSLNLSYAPGVHGSDLIKLIRKCGRLQNLWILDCIGDKGLAVVASTCKELQELRVFPSDPFGVGHAAVTEEGLVAISAGCPKLHSLLYFCQQMTNAALITVAKNCPNFIRFRLALLDPMKPDPVTLQPLDEGFGAIVQGCKKLRRLSLSGLLTDQVFLYIGMYAEQLEMLSIGFAGNSDKGMLYVLNGCKKLRKLEIRDSPFGDGALLKDVGKYETMRSLWMSSCEVTLGGCKTLAMNMPGLNVEIIHENDQMEFVLDDEQKVEKMYVYRTLVGPREDKPAFVWTL, encoded by the exons ATGAATTACTTCCCAGACGAGGTGATAGAGCACATCTTCGGCTTCGTGACGAAGCAGAGGGACCGGAACGCGGTGTCGTTGATGTGCAAATCATGGTATAAGATAGAGAGATTCAGCAGGGAGAGAGTGGTCATTGGCAATTGCTATGCCATCAGCCCTGAGAGAGTCATTTCACGCTTTCCGAGACTCAAGTCCCTTACTTTGAAGGGAAAGCCTCACTTTGCTGACTTCAATTTGGTCCCTCATGACTGGGGAGGCTCCGTTGACCCTTGGATTGAAGCTCTAGCTGATAACCGTGTGGGCTTGGAGGAGCTCAAGCTCAAGAGAATGGTGGTCTCTGATGAAAGCCTTGATTTGCTTTCCAGGTCCTTTCCCAATTTCAAGTCTTTGGTTCTTGTTAACTGCGAGGGCTTTACCACTGATGGCCTGGCTGCTGTAGCTGCCAATTGCAG GTTTATTAAGGAGCTGGATCTGCAGGAAAATGACATTGATGATCATAGAGGCCATTGGCTTAGCTGTTTTCCCGAAAGCTGTACCTCTCTAGTATCCCTGAATTTTGCATGCCTGAAAGGAGAAATCAATTTAGCTGCTCTTGAGAGACTTGTGGCTAGATCTCCAAACCTCAAAGTCCTGAGGGTTAATTGTGCTGTCCCTCCCGACGCTCTCCTAAAGTTATTGATGCAGTCACCTCAACTCGTTGATTTGGGCATTGGCTCTTATGTTCTAGATCCTGATTCTGAGTCCTACAGCAAACTGAAGGCTGCcatacttaaatgtaaatcaATTAAGAGCTTGTCAGGGTTTTTAGAGGTTACTTCTCGTTCTCTCCCAGCTTTCTATCCTATATGCTTGACTTTGACATCATTGAACCTTAGCTACGCTCCTGGAGTTCATGGTAGTGATCTCATTAAATTAattcgcaagtgtgggaggcTTCAAAATTTATGG ATACTTGATTGTATCGGAGATAAAGGACTAGCCGTTGTAGCTTCAACCTGTAAAGAATTGCAagaattgagagtgtttccctCTGATCCATTTGGAGTTGGGCATGCTGCTGTGACAGAAGAAGGCCTTGTTGCCATATCTGCTGGCTGCCCAAAGCTTCATTCTTTGCTTTACTTCTGCCAGCAGATGACCAATGCTGCTCTGATTACTGTTGCCAAGAACTGCCCTAATTTCATACGGTTCAGGTTGGCACTCCTTGATCCCATGAAACCTGACCCTGTCACTCTGCAGCCACTAGATGAAGGTTTTGGGGCAATTGTTCAGGGATGCAAAAAGCTTAGGCGGTTGTCACTCTCTGGCCTTTTGACCGACCAAGTTTTCCTTTACATTGGGATGTATGCGGAGCAGCTTGAGATgctttctattggatttgctGGAAATAGCGACAAAGGTATGCTTTATGTATTGAATGGATGCAAGAAGCTAAGGAAGCTCGAGATTAGGGACAGCCCTTTCGGTGATGGGGCACTTCTGAAGGACGTGGGGAAGTATGAAACAATGCGATCCCTTTGGATGTCCTCATGTGAAGTAACTCTTGGGGGCTGCAAGACTCTTGCAATGAACATGCCGGGCCTTAATGTGGAGATCATACATGAAAATGATCAGATGGAATTTGTTCTTGATGATGAGCAAAAGGTAGAGAAGATGTATGTCTACCGCACATTAGTAGGGCCAAGGGAAGATAAGCCAGCGTTTGTCTGGACTTTGTAG
- the LOC126800064 gene encoding V-type proton ATPase subunit C, translating into MASRYWVVSLPVQNSASSLWNRLQDQISKHSFDTPLYRFNIPNLRVGTLDSLLSLSDDLLKSNNFVEGVSHKIRRQIEELERISGVESSSLTVDGVPVDSYLTRFVWDEAKYPTMSPLKEVIDSIHAQVAKIEDDLKVRVAEYNNVRSQLNAINRKQSGSLAVRDLSNLVKSEDIVVSEHLVTLLAIVPKYSQKDWLSSYETLTSYVVPRSSKKLFEDNEYALYSVTLFGRVADNFRTSAREKGFQIRDFEYSSEAQESRKQELEKLVQDQENLRSSLLHWCYTSYGEVFSSWMHFCAVRVFAESILRYGLPPSFLACVLAPVTKSEKKVRSILEGLCDSSNSFWKTEDEVGGAMAGLAGEADAHPYVSFTINLV; encoded by the exons atgGCGAGCAGGTACTGGGTGGTGTCTCTGCCTGTCCAAAACTCGGCATCGTCTTTATGGAACCGCCTCCAAGATCAAATCTCCAAGCATTCCTTCGACACTCCGCTCTACAGA TTCAATATTCCCAATCTCCGCGTTGGAACCCTCGATTCTCTCCTCTCCCTCAGCGACGATCTATTAAAG TCCAACAACTTCGTGGAGGGTGTTTCTCACAAGATCAGGCGCCAGATCGAGGAGCTTGAGAGGATTTCAGGTGTCGAGAGCAGCTCTCTCACCGTCGATGGAGTCCCTGTTGATTCGTACCTCACCAG ATTCGTTTGGGATGAGGCCAAGTACCCAACCATGTCTCCTTTGAAGGAGGTCATTGACAGCATTCATGCTCAAGTCGCAAAGATTGAGGATGATCTCAAG GTTCGGGTAGCCGAGTATAACAATGTCCGCAGTCAACTTAATGCTATCAACCGAAAGCAGAGTGGAAG CTTAGCAGTCCGTGATCTTTCCAATTTAGTGAAATCAGAGGACATCGTTGTCTCAGAACATCTGGTGACCCTCCTTGCAATTGTCCCCAAGTACTCTCAGAAGGATTGGCTGTCAAGCTATGAGACCTTGACTAGTTATGTG GTCCCAAGGTCCTCTAAGAAGTTATTTGAAGATAATGAATATGCTCTTTACAGTGTAACACTGTTTGGTCGAGTTGCTGATAATTTTAGAACAAGTGCTCGTGAAAAGGGTTTCCAA ATTCGTGATTTTGAATATAGTTCTGAAGCACAAGAAAGTCGAAAGCAGGAGTTGGAAAAGTTGGTACAAGACCAAGAAAATTTAAGAAGCTCGCTTTTGCATTGGTGCTATACCAGTTATGGGGAG GTGTTTAGCTcctggatgcatttttgtgctgtGCGAGTGTTTGCTGAGAGTATTCTGAGATATGGTTTACCTCCATCTTTCTTG GCATGTGTTCTAGCTCCAGTTACAAAGAGTGAGAAGAAAGTACGATCAATCCTTGAAGGGCTGTGCGACAGTTCTAACAG TTTTTGGAAAACTGAAGATGAAGTTGGGGGAGCAATGGCTGGTCTAGCAGGTGAAGCGGATGCGCATCCGTATGTTTCATTTACTATCAATCTTGTTTGA
- the LOC126800060 gene encoding pentatricopeptide repeat-containing protein At3g26782, mitochondrial, protein MRISKLRLFLIIKRQHSSWSKPNPNPNPNSNLTAWFNKYVDKSDVSSWNSVIADLARSGNSVEALRAFCSMRKLSLRPNRSSFPCAIKSCSALLDVHSGRQAHQQALVFGFESDLFVSSALIDMYCRCGVFSDAWKVFDEIPHRNVVSWTSMITGCLLNGHNRQALLLFKDLLVDEFDNDDVEIDPVLLVSVLSACSRASSKGLTQCVHGLVMKRGFDEDLGVGNTLMDAYAKCGELGLSRKVFSGMAQRDLVSWNSMIAICAQSGLSNEALQMFYRMVKEGDFLYNAVTLSAVLLACAHAGALLVGQCIHDQVVKKGLEENVIVSTSVIDMYCKCGRVDMAMKAFDCMKEKNVKTWTAMVAGYGMHGRAKEALEVFYKMISHGIKPNYITFVSLLNACSHAGLLEEGWYWFNTMNHEFGVKPGIEHFGCMVDLLGRAGDLSKAYDLIKGMAMKPDSVVWGSFLGACRIHKNVKLAEISARKLFELDPDNCGYYILLSNIYADAGRWEDVEKMRVLMKNRGLAKPPGFSVVELKGTVHLFLVGDREHPQHKKIYEYLEKLTIKLQEVGYAPDMASVLHDVDEEEKEMTLRVHSEKLAVAFGIMNSVPGTTIQIIKNLRVCADCHTVIKLISKVVNREIVVRDSKRFHHFRDGLCSCGDFW, encoded by the exons ATGAGGATCTCTAAGTTGAGGTTGTTTCTGATCATCAAACGCCAGCATTCAAGTTGGAGCAAACCCAACCCGAACCCGAACCCGAACTCCAACCTCACAGCGTGGTTCAACAAATACGTGGACAAATCCGATGTCTCTTCCTGGAACTCAGTTATTGCAGACCTGGCTCGGAGCGGTAACTCCGTCGAAGCCCTCCGAGCCTTCTGCTCAATGCGGAAGCTCTCTCTCAGACCCAACCGCTCCTCCTTTCCCTGCGCCATCAAATCCTGCTCGGCATTGTTGGATGTTCACTCCGGCAGGCAAGCTCACCAGCAGGCATTGGTCTTCGGCTTCGAGTCCGATCTTTTCGTCTCCTCTGCTCTCATTGACATGTACTGCAGGTGTGGTGTATTCAGTGATGCATGGAAAGTGTTCGACGAAATTCCTCACAGAAATGTGGTCTCTTGGACGTCCATGATCACTGGCTGCTTGCTGAACGGTCACAACCGCCAAGCCTTGTTACTTTTTAAAGACTTGTTGGTTGATGAATTTGACAATGACGATGTTGAAATCGACCCGGTTTTGCTTGTTTCAGTTTTATCGGCTTGTTCGCGTGCATCCAGCAAGGGGCTCACCCAATGCGTTCATGGTTTGGTGATGAAGAGGGGGTTTGACGAGGATTTAGGTGTTGGGAATACCTTGATGGATGCATATGCCAAGTGCGGAGAGCTCGGTCTGTCCAGGAAGGTGTTTAGTGGGATGGCCCAAAGGGATTTGGTTTCTTGGAATTCCATGATTGCAATATGTGCACAAAGTGGATTGTCCAACGAGGCATTGCAAATGTTTTATAGAATGGTCAAGGAAGGTGACTTCCTCTACAATGCAGTGACATTGTCAGCTGTGTTGTTAGCTTGTGCACACGCTGGAGCTCTGCTGGTGGGGCAATGCATACATGATCAG GTTGTAAAAAAGGGCTTGGAAGAGAATGTGATTGTATCCACCTCTGTTATTGACAtgtattgcaagtgtgggagagttgACATGGCAATGAAGGCATTTGATTGCATGAAGGAGAAGAATGTCAAGACTTGGACTGCCATGGTTGCAGGTTATGGAATGCATGGTCGTGCCAAGGAGGCTTTGGAAGTCTTCTACAAGATGATAAGTCATGGCATTAAGCCAAATTACATAACGTTTGTGTCGCTTCTAAATGCTTGCAGTCATGCCGGTCTATTAGAAGAAGGATGGTATTGGTTTAATACCATGAACCATGAGTTTGGTGTGAAACCTGGGATTGAGCATTTTGGGTGCATGGTGGACCTTCTTGGGCGTGCTGGTGATCTCTCTAAGGCTTATGATTTAATAAAAGGAATGGCAATGAAGCCAGATTCTGTGGTCTGGGGTTCCTTTCTTGGGGCTTGTAGGATACACAAAAACGTGAAGCTTGCAGAGATTTCTGCTAGAAAACTTTTTGAGTTGGATCCAGATAATTGTGGGTACTATATTTTgctttcaaatatatatgctgatGCTGGGAGATGGGAAGATGTTGAGAAGATGAGAGTACTAATGAAGAATCGTGGATTGGCTAAACCTCCTGGATTCAGTGTGGTTGAACTGAAAGGTACGGttcatttatttttagttGGAGACAGAGAGCATCCTCAGCATAAAAAGATTTATGAGTATCTGGAAAAACTAACAATCAAGCTGCAAGAAGTTGGATATGCACCTGATATGGCTTCAGTTCTCCACGATGTTGAtgaggaagagaaagaaatgaCCCTGAGAGTTCATAGTGAGAAGCTAGCTGTTGCCTTCGGAATAATGAATTCTGTACCTGGTACAACAATTCAAATCATCAAAAATCTTCGAGTATGTGCAGACTGTCACACTGTGATCAAGTTGATCTCCAAGGTTGTAAATCGGGAGATTGTAGTAAGAGATTCAAAACGGTTTCATCACTTCAGGGATGGGTTGTGCTCTTGTGGAGAtttttggtaa